The following proteins come from a genomic window of Triticum aestivum cultivar Chinese Spring chromosome 6A, IWGSC CS RefSeq v2.1, whole genome shotgun sequence:
- the LOC123131583 gene encoding uncharacterized protein, which yields MALGGCGNEADGARANHEGSSTGQRQQHGGRPLVWEGNGTANRSGSGDQDANGSGSQRPWKGLKDNNLYDPWNHAWPYYGGFDCTYCSLKHKGGGATRVAEHLGGIVAAVLDPYTHYKLNLCNHTDYATSLTDAIAKILDPVSALSAIDEVSKFRECQGRFGTRLAEEAAARMGPTQWWFQFGGDVPALQKCAMRICSQCVSSSGCERNWSAFALVHTKQRSRLLYDKLHKLVFVRYNLKIRAEEDQEKERDIDKEIDPSALLMDTTMFDETNPIMEWLNEDVEDPIVDGADAASAVFEQRRRLNSSMKASYVGSKGNNKKRKRNDDDENEFLETESEDDEEENEYVDNDIEDDDGVSEDDEDGEQDQLETQMQLEEETQVQVQKEAPTSTGHLETRSGRLIRKKTKNVNSLYS from the exons ATGGCGCTCGGCGGCTGCGGCAACGAAGCTGATGGTGCACGAGCCAACCATGAAGGCAGTAGCACGGGGCAGCGACAGCAGCATGGAGGGCGTCCTCTTGTTTGGGAAG GTAATGGAACTGCAAATAGGAGTGGCAGCGGCGACCAGGATGCAAATGGAAGTGGTTCCCAAAGACCTTGGAAAG GACTTAAAGACAATAACTTATATGATCCTTGGAACCATGCATGGCCGTATTATGGGGGTTTTGATTGCACGTACTGCAGCCTAAAGCACAAAGGTGGAGGTGCAACCCGTGTCGCGGAGCACCTTGGTGGTATTGTAG CTGCTGTCCTTGACCCATATACACATTACAAGCTGAACCTTTGCAACCACACAGATTATGCCACTTCACTAACAGATGCGATAGCGAAGATATTAGACCCAGTGAGTGCTCTTTCAGCCATTGATGAAGTGAGCAAGTTCAGGGAGTGCCAAGGGAGGTTTGGGACCAGATTGGCAGAAGAAGCTGCGGCGAGAATGGGGCCAA CCCAATGGTGGTTTCAGTTTGGAGGGGATGTTCCTGCATTGCAGAAATGTGCAATGAGAATTTGCTCACAATGTGTCTCCTCTAGTGGGTGTGAGAGAAATTGGAGTGCTTTTGCTTTGGTGCACACAAAGCAAAGAAGTCGTCTTCTATATGACAAGCTCCACAAGCTAGTTTTTGTACGCTACAACTTAAAG ATACGTGCTGAAGAAGatcaagagaaagagagagatataGATAAAGAAATTGATCCAAGTGCATTGCTAATGGATACCACAATGTTTGATGAAACAAACCCAATAATGGAGTGGCTGAATGAGGATGTAGAGGATCCGATTGTGGATGGAGCTGATGCAGCTAGTGCTGTTTTTGAGCAAAGAAGGCGCCTCAACTCAAGCATGAAGGCGTCTTATGTTGGTTCAAAGGGTAATAACAAGAAAAGAAAGAGGAATGATGATGATGAGAATGAGTTTCTTGAAACTGAGAGTGAGGATGATGAAGAAGAGAATGAATATGTTGATAATGACATCGAGGATGATGATGGGGTgagtgaggatgatgaggatggtgaACAAGATCAGCTAGAGACAcaaatgcaacttgaagaagagACACAAGTACAAGTTCAAAAGGAGGCACCAACAAGCACTGGCCATTTGGAGACTAGATCTGGACGACTTATTAGGAAGAAGACCAAGAACGTCAACAGCCTCTACTCGTAA